From a single Helicovermis profundi genomic region:
- a CDS encoding TetR/AcrR family transcriptional regulator, whose protein sequence is MAQVLKENVKQKILKSAKSEFFKNGYENSSLRKISKNANITVGNLYRYYPSKDKIYEAVVNESYTKLNKIIEKHTFNNFKLDTIPTKAAIETIENADEINFNSIVKNIINDVGTLFENDYLGLLILLKDDNRNENINSRLNLQNWFSMHFTLQYPNYNISKYLSYSFTEGLIKILLDEDNNKINEKVEAFISFYFEKGRVKYE, encoded by the coding sequence ATGGCGCAAGTACTTAAAGAAAATGTAAAACAAAAAATTCTCAAATCAGCTAAAAGTGAATTCTTTAAAAATGGTTACGAAAATAGTTCGCTTAGAAAAATATCTAAAAATGCAAATATTACTGTTGGTAATTTATATAGATATTATCCATCAAAAGATAAAATATATGAAGCTGTAGTAAATGAGTCTTATACTAAACTTAATAAAATTATAGAAAAGCATACTTTTAATAATTTTAAATTAGACACTATTCCAACTAAAGCAGCAATTGAAACTATTGAAAACGCTGATGAAATTAATTTTAATTCCATTGTTAAAAATATTATTAATGATGTGGGTACTTTATTTGAAAATGACTATCTAGGGCTACTTATTCTTCTTAAAGATGATAATCGAAATGAGAATATTAATTCAAGACTCAACCTTCAAAATTGGTTTAGCATGCATTTTACTCTTCAATATCCTAATTACAACATTTCTAAGTATCTATCATACAGCTTTACAGAAGGATTAATCAAAATTCTTCTTGACGAAGACAATAATAAAATAAATGAAAAAGTTGAGGCATTTATTAGCTTTTACTTTGAAAAAGGACGTGTAAAATATGAATAA
- the dnaG gene encoding DNA primase: MGKFYEGNISEVILDKVDIVNLISGYVQLKRTGNNYKGLCPFHNEKTPSFVVSEDKQLYHCFGCGASGNAIGFLMNIENLDFLDTIEFLAEKSGIDLSQYESKKNSSNNSVSYNDKKDSYEILRNAAIFYYKNLKKNTVAKEYLKSRNITDEIIKTFGLGFAEDEWSSLIKHFNSKNLAALEKAGLILPNKQKNGFYDRFRNRIIFPIINVQGKVIGFGGRVIDDSLPKYLNSPETLAFNKSKTLYGLNIAKNNLPSTKRILVVEGYMDVIALNMYGIKNVVATLGTSLTKDHGKLLSRYADEIIVSYDGDSAGQKAAFRSIEVLKGIKSKVKILTLKNGYDPDDYLKKYGKNRFLELLENAKPSIEFVFSVYKNSYDIETEDGRIDYINSCIDYLAKYDNEVVRNIYIEYLSVEVSINLDIIKNELNKKMKLVDRNYNSDDNFVIKSSISKLVRKTKASKNINISRTRKIEIRMLEYSLQDKKYLNKIFDFNEVEKIFNKNIKKIMFSLKEYYKVLSSFDLANAIDYFDLEDLKGLEKVIKNMVPISDDDKHLSKLLRQHLKICLDIEISQNKSELIETIKKISNNSDDNLSKIELNKTKEVLNERIKELNKKLSKITGEI; encoded by the coding sequence ATGGGAAAATTTTATGAAGGAAATATTAGTGAAGTAATTTTAGATAAAGTAGATATAGTAAACTTGATTTCAGGATATGTTCAGTTAAAAAGAACAGGAAATAATTATAAGGGTCTTTGCCCATTTCACAATGAGAAAACACCTTCTTTTGTTGTGTCGGAAGATAAACAATTATATCATTGTTTTGGATGTGGTGCCTCTGGTAATGCCATAGGATTTTTGATGAATATTGAAAATCTTGATTTTTTAGACACAATTGAATTTTTAGCAGAAAAAAGTGGGATTGATTTATCACAGTATGAAAGTAAAAAAAATAGTTCAAATAATTCTGTATCATATAATGACAAAAAAGATTCATATGAAATATTGAGAAATGCAGCTATTTTTTATTATAAAAATCTAAAAAAAAATACAGTTGCTAAAGAATATCTAAAGTCAAGGAACATCACTGATGAGATTATTAAGACTTTTGGCTTAGGTTTTGCGGAGGATGAATGGTCTTCATTAATAAAACACTTTAATAGCAAAAATTTAGCTGCACTTGAAAAAGCAGGATTGATTTTGCCAAATAAACAAAAAAATGGATTCTACGATAGGTTTAGAAATAGAATTATTTTTCCAATAATAAATGTTCAAGGAAAGGTTATTGGTTTTGGGGGTAGAGTTATTGATGATTCACTTCCAAAATATTTGAATTCTCCAGAAACATTAGCCTTTAATAAAAGCAAGACTCTTTATGGTCTTAATATTGCAAAAAACAATCTTCCATCTACTAAAAGAATTTTAGTAGTAGAAGGATATATGGATGTAATTGCACTTAATATGTATGGTATTAAAAATGTTGTTGCAACACTTGGAACTTCACTTACTAAAGATCATGGAAAATTATTATCAAGATACGCTGATGAAATAATAGTTTCTTACGATGGTGATAGTGCAGGTCAAAAGGCTGCATTTAGGAGTATTGAGGTTCTTAAAGGTATTAAATCAAAAGTTAAAATACTAACTTTGAAAAATGGATATGATCCAGATGATTATTTAAAAAAGTATGGAAAAAATAGATTTTTAGAACTTTTAGAAAATGCTAAGCCATCTATTGAATTTGTATTTTCTGTTTACAAAAATAGTTATGATATTGAAACGGAAGATGGGAGAATTGATTACATTAATAGTTGTATTGATTATCTTGCAAAGTATGATAATGAAGTAGTAAGAAATATTTACATTGAGTATTTATCAGTAGAGGTTTCTATTAATCTTGATATTATTAAAAATGAATTGAATAAAAAAATGAAATTAGTAGATAGAAATTATAATTCTGATGATAATTTTGTTATAAAAAGTAGTATTTCAAAGCTTGTTAGAAAAACAAAAGCGTCTAAAAATATTAATATAAGTAGAACAAGAAAAATTGAAATTCGCATGCTTGAATATTCTCTTCAAGACAAAAAATACTTAAATAAAATTTTTGATTTTAATGAAGTAGAAAAGATTTTTAATAAAAATATAAAAAAAATTATGTTTTCTCTAAAAGAATATTATAAAGTTCTATCATCATTTGACCTTGCTAATGCAATCGATTATTTTGATTTAGAGGATTTAAAAGGGCTTGAGAAAGTTATAAAAAATATGGTACCTATTTCGGATGACGATAAGCACCTATCAAAATTATTACGTCAACATTTAAAGATATGTCTAGATATCGAAATAAGTCAAAATAAAAGTGAATTAATAGAAACGATAAAAAAAATTAGCAATAACTCAGATGATAATTTGAGTAAAATAGAACTTAATAAAACTAAAGAAGTATTAAATGAAAGGATAAAAGAATTGAATAAAAAATTAAGTAAAATTACGGGCGAAATCTAA
- the rpoD gene encoding RNA polymerase sigma factor RpoD has translation MAKNTIKETELEAVLKLKKAGKKKGSLTYSEIQKGLMTLEIDKDQIEDIYDSLAAMGIEVVDDDDIETEKAIVEDKKKDDVIIKEDLSVPKGINIDDPVRMYLKEIGKVSLLTGEEEVVLAKRMEDGDEEAKKKLCEANLRLVVSIAKRYVGRGMLFLDLIQEGNLGLIKAVEKFDWRKGYKFSTYATWWIRQAITRAIADQARTIRIPVHMVETINKLIRVSRQLLQELGREPKPEEIAKEMDITVEKVREILKIAQEPVSLETPIGEEEDSHLGDFIPDHDAPAPADAAAFSMLKEQLIEVLETLTPREQKVLKLRFGLEDGRARTLEEVGKQFDVTRERIRQIEAKALRKLKHPSRSKKLKDYLE, from the coding sequence ATGGCTAAAAATACCATTAAAGAAACAGAACTTGAAGCAGTTTTAAAGCTAAAAAAAGCTGGTAAGAAAAAAGGAAGTTTAACTTATTCTGAAATTCAAAAGGGCTTAATGACTTTAGAAATTGATAAAGATCAAATCGAAGATATTTATGATTCTCTAGCAGCAATGGGAATTGAAGTAGTAGATGATGATGACATTGAAACTGAAAAAGCTATAGTTGAAGATAAGAAAAAAGATGATGTTATTATAAAAGAAGATTTATCTGTTCCAAAAGGAATTAATATTGATGACCCAGTAAGAATGTATTTAAAAGAAATAGGAAAAGTTTCACTTTTAACTGGAGAAGAAGAAGTTGTACTCGCTAAAAGAATGGAAGACGGCGACGAAGAAGCAAAGAAAAAACTTTGTGAAGCTAACCTTAGACTAGTTGTAAGTATTGCAAAGAGATATGTTGGACGTGGAATGTTATTTTTAGATCTTATTCAAGAAGGAAATTTAGGATTAATTAAAGCTGTAGAAAAATTTGATTGGAGAAAAGGATATAAATTTTCTACTTACGCTACTTGGTGGATAAGACAAGCAATAACTAGAGCGATTGCAGATCAAGCAAGAACTATAAGAATTCCTGTTCATATGGTAGAAACTATTAATAAACTTATTCGAGTATCGAGACAGTTACTTCAAGAACTTGGAAGAGAACCAAAACCTGAAGAAATTGCAAAAGAAATGGATATTACAGTTGAAAAAGTTAGAGAAATTCTCAAAATTGCGCAAGAGCCTGTTTCACTCGAAACACCAATTGGTGAAGAAGAAGATAGTCACTTAGGTGATTTTATTCCTGATCATGATGCTCCAGCTCCAGCTGATGCAGCTGCGTTTTCAATGCTTAAAGAGCAGTTAATTGAGGTTCTTGAGACACTTACTCCTAGAGAGCAAAAAGTTTTAAAATTACGATTCGGACTTGAAGATGGACGAGCAAGAACTCTTGAAGAAGTTGGTAAACAATTTGATGTTACAAGAGAAAGAATTAGACAAATCGAAGCAAAAGCGCTAAGAAAACTCAAGCATCCAAGTAGAAGTAAAAAATTAAAAGATTATTTAGAATAA
- a CDS encoding efflux RND transporter permease subunit — translation MNKIIASAIKERKVTILLSIIILLFGVYSYYFIPKQENPDTSSPAAQIVTIYPGASSSDIETLVTKPIEDAVAILDGINYIQSYSYDNVSVTVVMLNNDVDYDKQWDTLRTEIANVKTKLPSDAVISKINTDLTESAGIILSLSGDNYSLDQLNEFANQFKDKLVLVDGIKKINIDGKPDKNVIVNIKNKKLLPYDISIENIYNLIRAQNVIIPSGSIDTKSGKINLTVPKSFENLNDISNLIVYMSKENGSIVRLKDVSDIYFEYDKESLKFENMGESSLLISGYFKDNKNIVLVGKNVRDVIDTLKNEMPKDLTVNEVLFLPEDVDKSISNFITNLLEGILLVILVVLLGMGRRNAIIVSFTIPLSIAITFIYMYILKLDIQQVSIAALIISLGILVDNSIVISDAIQVKINEGIPNNEAAFLGAKEQAIPVFSSTLTTIAAFAPLAALPAEAGEFVKTLPEVVIVSLIASYVVAMLVTPALASKFFKKNHSEKDRLGKIKKAYTKLLNFNLNKPKTAIFTVIFVLIVSLSLTSLIKIKMFPYVDKNIMYINLKSDIGGDIDKTKGLVEKAEKLLMDEPEITSVTAAYGGGLPKFYMTSSVLNPSADSGQLLLKFDLSKTNKFSSKEIFAVYLQDKLDDNILNGKCKVNLLEINMPGDPIDIRVSGEDGQIINKISSQIFDKLLSIPGTMDVQNDKSNYRYEYKLDINNDLASSYGLTKYDIEYQINMALSGTYASIMKTSGKEYKINVKSNISDIDDILNLPISSKYIHNKILVKQFAKVKLDKQLSYSKRYNRESLVTVSARVRPEYGISNIQMEIENYINNELDTTGVKINYGGDSETISKYLSGLFAAGLLALVIVYVILLIQFNSLKQPLIILVTIPLSFIGVIAALLISRTHFTFTVGLGVASLFGIVVNNAILLIEYINRARKEGLNVRAACVDSVEKRMRPILLSTITTIFGLVPLILSHSSFFSPMSIALIGGLLISTILTLTIIPTIYYLLER, via the coding sequence ATGAATAAAATTATTGCTTCAGCTATTAAAGAGAGAAAAGTTACCATTCTTCTTTCAATAATTATTTTATTATTCGGTGTTTATTCATATTATTTTATACCTAAACAAGAAAATCCTGACACTTCAAGCCCAGCAGCTCAAATAGTTACTATTTATCCTGGAGCTTCTTCGAGTGATATTGAAACCTTAGTTACAAAACCAATTGAAGATGCTGTAGCTATTTTAGATGGTATAAATTATATTCAATCATATTCATACGATAATGTGTCCGTAACTGTAGTTATGTTAAATAATGATGTTGATTATGATAAACAGTGGGATACTCTTAGAACCGAAATAGCTAATGTTAAAACTAAACTTCCAAGTGATGCTGTAATTTCAAAAATTAATACTGACTTAACTGAGTCTGCCGGAATAATCCTCTCCTTATCCGGAGATAATTATTCTCTTGATCAACTCAATGAATTTGCAAATCAATTTAAAGATAAACTTGTATTAGTCGACGGTATCAAAAAAATAAATATTGATGGCAAACCTGATAAAAACGTAATTGTAAATATTAAAAACAAAAAACTTCTTCCATATGATATTTCTATTGAAAACATATATAACTTAATAAGAGCACAAAATGTAATCATACCTTCTGGTTCAATTGATACTAAATCAGGTAAAATTAATCTTACAGTACCTAAAAGCTTTGAAAATTTAAACGATATTTCCAATCTCATAGTTTATATGTCTAAAGAAAACGGAAGTATTGTTAGATTAAAAGATGTATCTGATATATATTTTGAATATGACAAAGAAAGCTTAAAATTTGAGAATATGGGGGAATCTTCGCTACTCATTTCTGGATATTTTAAAGATAATAAAAATATTGTTCTTGTTGGCAAAAATGTTAGAGATGTGATTGATACACTTAAAAATGAAATGCCAAAAGATTTAACAGTAAATGAAGTATTATTTTTACCTGAAGATGTTGATAAATCTATTTCAAATTTTATTACTAATTTACTTGAAGGAATACTTCTTGTAATACTAGTAGTTTTACTTGGAATGGGAAGAAGGAATGCAATTATTGTTTCTTTTACTATTCCACTATCAATCGCTATAACTTTTATATATATGTATATATTAAAATTAGATATTCAACAAGTATCAATTGCAGCGCTTATAATCTCCCTCGGTATATTAGTTGATAATTCTATTGTAATAAGTGATGCTATTCAAGTAAAAATTAATGAAGGAATACCCAACAATGAAGCAGCTTTTTTAGGTGCAAAAGAACAAGCAATTCCAGTTTTTTCATCTACATTAACAACAATAGCAGCATTTGCACCTCTAGCCGCTCTTCCAGCAGAGGCTGGTGAGTTCGTTAAAACACTTCCTGAGGTTGTAATAGTTTCATTAATTGCTTCTTATGTTGTTGCTATGCTTGTAACACCAGCTTTAGCTAGTAAATTTTTTAAGAAAAATCATTCGGAAAAAGATAGACTAGGTAAAATTAAAAAGGCTTATACTAAGCTATTAAATTTTAACTTAAATAAACCTAAAACTGCAATCTTTACAGTTATTTTTGTGCTAATTGTTTCACTCTCTTTAACATCTCTTATTAAAATTAAGATGTTTCCATATGTAGATAAAAATATTATGTATATAAATTTAAAATCTGATATTGGTGGAGATATTGATAAAACAAAAGGACTTGTTGAAAAAGCAGAAAAATTACTTATGGATGAGCCGGAAATAACATCCGTTACAGCTGCATACGGTGGAGGTCTTCCTAAGTTTTATATGACTTCAAGTGTTTTAAATCCATCCGCCGATAGCGGACAATTGCTTTTAAAATTCGATTTGTCAAAAACTAATAAATTTAGCTCTAAAGAAATTTTTGCAGTTTATCTACAAGACAAACTAGATGATAATATTTTAAATGGAAAATGCAAAGTAAATCTCCTCGAAATCAATATGCCTGGTGATCCTATTGATATTAGAGTTTCAGGTGAAGATGGTCAAATAATTAATAAAATTTCATCTCAAATATTTGATAAACTTCTTTCAATTCCAGGAACAATGGACGTTCAAAATGATAAAAGTAATTATAGATATGAATATAAATTAGATATAAATAATGATTTAGCAAGTTCTTATGGGTTAACTAAATATGATATAGAATATCAAATAAATATGGCACTAAGCGGAACTTATGCTAGCATCATGAAAACAAGTGGTAAAGAATATAAAATTAACGTTAAATCAAATATTAGTGATATCGACGATATTTTAAACTTACCTATCAGTTCAAAGTACATTCACAATAAAATTTTAGTTAAACAATTTGCTAAAGTAAAATTGGATAAACAGCTTTCATATTCTAAAAGATATAATAGGGAATCCCTCGTAACTGTTTCAGCAAGAGTAAGACCAGAATACGGTATAAGCAATATTCAAATGGAAATTGAAAATTACATTAACAATGAACTTGATACAACAGGGGTTAAGATAAATTATGGTGGCGATAGCGAAACAATAAGTAAATATCTCTCAGGATTATTTGCCGCAGGACTACTTGCACTCGTAATAGTTTATGTTATTTTATTAATTCAATTTAATTCATTAAAGCAGCCACTTATTATTCTAGTTACAATTCCACTTTCCTTTATTGGTGTTATAGCAGCTCTTTTAATTTCAAGAACACATTTTACATTTACTGTAGGTCTTGGGGTAGCCAGTTTGTTTGGAATAGTGGTAAATAATGCAATTCTTTTAATAGAGTATATAAATAGGGCAAGAAAAGAAGGCTTAAACGTAAGAGCAGCATGCGTTGATTCAGTAGAAAAAAGAATGAGACCAATCCTTCTTAGCACAATTACAACTATATTTGGTCTAGTTCCTCTTATACTTTCACACAGCTCATTTTTTTCCCCAATGTCAATCGCCTTGATAGGTGGACTTCTAATATCAACTATTTTAACTCTTACAATAATTCCAACCATATATTATTTATTAGAAAGATAG
- a CDS encoding efflux RND transporter periplasmic adaptor subunit: protein MNKKIISILLLVSTTILIFSACTPSQKVVKEKVKLVKVKEAKVQIKNESIKYFGFIEPSMVKALSLKNSGKINKINITTGQKITKDMPLVSLDTYEYGLGVKASKEQINLASLDLDKAEKSYDFYKKLYNDTLALYEKGAISKQKLDEIKLSYDINSSQYEQAKKNYSKSKIDLDYKSNSVNDSTLIADMDGVVVDILKKEGEIYAAGYPIVLIRTNENIVNIGVSEKDIKRLTLNMKASIDVDGKKYSGTISKINLMPDKLSRTYSVQIKLNDGNFIIGQSSEVSFLLNKIKGIWLPITDILNDGEDYVYIVKDNRVVRKNIELHEINESFVRVSNLNNGDKIIVTATNSLTEGYKVKIVGDTNE from the coding sequence ATGAATAAAAAAATTATAAGTATACTACTACTAGTAAGTACTACTATCCTCATTTTTTCAGCTTGTACTCCTTCTCAAAAAGTTGTTAAAGAAAAAGTTAAGCTCGTAAAAGTGAAAGAAGCAAAAGTTCAGATTAAAAATGAAAGTATTAAATATTTTGGTTTTATTGAACCAAGTATGGTTAAAGCACTATCATTAAAAAATAGTGGCAAAATCAATAAAATCAATATTACAACAGGTCAAAAAATAACTAAAGATATGCCTTTAGTTTCACTTGATACTTATGAGTACGGCCTTGGAGTTAAAGCCTCTAAAGAACAAATTAATCTAGCTTCCTTAGATCTTGATAAGGCAGAAAAATCTTATGATTTCTATAAAAAACTATATAATGATACTTTAGCTTTATATGAAAAAGGTGCAATTTCCAAACAAAAACTTGATGAAATTAAACTTTCATACGATATAAATTCATCACAATATGAACAGGCAAAAAAGAACTATTCTAAATCAAAAATTGATTTAGATTATAAATCTAATTCTGTAAATGATTCAACATTAATTGCAGATATGGATGGCGTAGTCGTTGATATTTTGAAAAAAGAAGGGGAAATATACGCAGCAGGATATCCAATTGTTCTTATAAGAACCAATGAAAATATAGTAAATATTGGAGTCAGTGAAAAAGATATTAAAAGACTTACTTTAAATATGAAAGCAAGTATCGATGTAGATGGGAAAAAATACAGTGGAACTATATCAAAAATTAATTTAATGCCAGATAAACTCTCAAGAACTTATTCAGTACAAATAAAACTAAACGACGGTAATTTCATTATCGGTCAATCCTCAGAAGTAAGTTTTTTACTTAATAAAATCAAAGGTATTTGGCTTCCTATTACCGACATTCTAAACGATGGCGAAGATTACGTATATATAGTTAAAGACAATAGAGTTGTAAGAAAAAATATTGAACTCCATGAAATAAATGAATCTTTCGTAAGAGTATCGAACCTTAATAATGGCGATAAAATAATTGTTACAGCTACTAATTCACTTACTGAAGGTTATAAAGTTAAAATTGTGGGTGATACAAATGAATAA
- a CDS encoding deoxyguanosinetriphosphate triphosphohydrolase: MTIREETYKIERMILQKNATLSENSRGRQKEEALCEFRTPFQRDRDRIIHSKAFRRLKHKTQVFLSPEGDHYRTRLTHTLEVSQISRTIARALRLNEDLVEAIALGHDLGHTPFGHCGEMELNKIHKEGFRHNEQSLRIVDYLEMRSGKRRGINLTYEVRDGILNHRGENLPSTLEGKIVRISDRIAYVNHDIDDAIRANVLSYDIFPKEYFEVLGQTHSKRINKLIHDIVETSLITGDIKFSEETSYYFNMLRDFMFEKVYLNIKAKKDEEKAMNLINKLYYYFVNHPEKLPDEFFKEYKELKNIAIKDYVSGMTDRYAISKYKSIFIPEFWI; encoded by the coding sequence ATGACTATAAGAGAAGAAACTTATAAAATTGAAAGAATGATATTACAAAAAAATGCAACTTTATCTGAAAATAGTAGAGGCAGGCAAAAAGAAGAAGCATTATGTGAATTTAGGACACCTTTTCAAAGAGATAGAGATAGAATAATTCATTCCAAAGCTTTTAGAAGGTTAAAACACAAAACGCAAGTGTTTTTATCTCCAGAAGGAGATCATTATAGGACTAGGCTTACACACACTTTAGAAGTTTCACAAATATCTAGAACTATAGCAAGGGCCTTAAGACTAAATGAAGATTTAGTAGAAGCTATTGCCCTAGGTCATGATTTAGGACATACTCCTTTTGGTCACTGCGGAGAGATGGAACTTAATAAAATTCATAAAGAAGGTTTTAGACATAATGAACAAAGTCTTAGAATTGTTGATTATTTAGAGATGAGAAGTGGAAAAAGAAGAGGAATTAACTTGACTTATGAGGTTAGAGATGGTATATTGAATCATCGCGGAGAAAATTTGCCTAGTACTTTAGAAGGGAAAATAGTTAGGATAAGTGATAGAATTGCATATGTTAATCATGATATAGATGATGCAATTCGTGCAAATGTACTTTCTTATGATATTTTTCCAAAAGAGTATTTTGAGGTATTAGGTCAAACACATAGCAAAAGAATAAATAAACTAATTCACGATATTGTAGAAACTTCATTAATAACAGGTGATATAAAATTTAGCGAAGAAACATCATACTATTTTAATATGTTAAGAGATTTTATGTTTGAAAAAGTTTATTTAAATATAAAAGCAAAAAAAGATGAAGAAAAAGCAATGAATTTGATTAATAAATTATATTATTATTTTGTAAATCATCCTGAAAAATTGCCTGATGAGTTTTTTAAAGAGTATAAAGAGTTAAAAAATATAGCAATTAAAGACTATGTTTCTGGAATGACAGATAGATATGCAATTTCCAAATATAAAAGTATTTTTATACCAGAATTTTGGATATAA
- a CDS encoding 4Fe-4S dicluster domain-containing protein, translated as MKKSKKRVESNKVKTTTKSVKKAIIDSNICDRFIFCPVKRACPVKAITQQKVSFFKANVPVIDADACIGCGKCIPVCPHGAVKMKSVKIKA; from the coding sequence ATGAAGAAAAGCAAAAAACGTGTAGAATCAAATAAGGTAAAAACTACTACAAAATCAGTAAAAAAAGCTATAATAGATTCAAATATATGTGACAGATTTATATTTTGTCCAGTTAAAAGAGCTTGTCCAGTAAAAGCAATTACTCAGCAAAAAGTATCATTTTTTAAAGCAAATGTACCTGTGATTGATGCGGACGCTTGTATTGGATGCGGAAAGTGTATTCCAGTTTGTCCTCATGGAGCGGTTAAAATGAAAAGTGTTAAGATTAAAGCTTAA
- a CDS encoding Nif3-like dinuclear metal center hexameric protein, producing the protein MFVNSSKIINIVEKFAPKCDAENWDNVGFQIGNVNSEVDKVLITLDIDDNVIEEAIEKNIDLIIAHHPLIFKPLNNLDQDTYKGKLIAKLIKNDICVYIAHTNLDASSIGLSDYLAEILELSKIEVLSNFIDDPSKGIGRIGYLSSSQNISEFIEFVKSKLNLTNVKFVGELKGKIFKVGLCTGSAMEYYQKAKEKACDIYITGDVKFHEAQDALHTNIKILDVGHFESENIYSKRLKEILDKEFERKGYDVKVVASSVNTNPFLYL; encoded by the coding sequence ATGTTTGTAAATTCTAGCAAAATAATTAATATAGTAGAAAAATTTGCTCCTAAATGTGATGCAGAAAACTGGGATAATGTTGGTTTTCAAATAGGCAATGTTAATTCGGAAGTTGATAAAGTTCTAATAACACTTGATATTGATGATAATGTTATTGAAGAAGCAATTGAAAAAAATATCGATTTAATAATTGCTCATCACCCTTTAATATTTAAACCTTTAAATAACTTGGATCAAGATACTTATAAGGGAAAATTAATAGCAAAACTAATTAAAAATGATATTTGCGTTTATATAGCACATACCAATCTAGATGCATCTAGTATTGGGCTGAGTGATTATTTAGCAGAAATATTGGAGTTAAGTAAAATTGAAGTACTTAGTAATTTTATAGATGACCCAAGCAAAGGTATTGGTAGAATAGGTTACCTTAGTAGTTCTCAAAATATTAGTGAATTTATAGAATTCGTTAAGAGTAAATTAAATTTGACGAATGTAAAATTTGTAGGAGAATTAAAAGGAAAAATATTCAAAGTAGGACTTTGTACAGGATCTGCAATGGAGTATTACCAAAAGGCAAAAGAAAAGGCTTGCGATATTTATATTACAGGAGATGTGAAATTCCATGAAGCTCAGGATGCACTTCATACAAATATAAAAATTCTTGATGTGGGACACTTTGAATCAGAAAATATATATTCAAAACGCTTAAAAGAAATTCTTGATAAAGAATTTGAAAGAAAAGGATATGATGTAAAGGTTGTAGCTTCATCGGTAAATACTAATCCATTTTTATATTTATAA
- a CDS encoding tRNA (adenine(22)-N(1))-methyltransferase has translation MNLSPRLLKIANFVEKNSIVADVGCDHGYIPVYLVEKNICEKVIATDINIGPVENAKKTIRNNNMIESIDVRLGSGLTKIDEHEINSAIIAGMGGLLIRDIIIQSKSIIDSLEYFILQPQNSQIELRMWLEKNEYNIVEEDLAFEGNKIYEIIKVKKGKMTITNDIMYEIGVNMKNVSKNDYMVFINKKINKYLNIKENILKNATSVDADKISKINEKIMKLGDVLLCL, from the coding sequence ATGAATTTGAGTCCAAGACTTTTAAAAATAGCAAATTTTGTTGAAAAAAATAGTATTGTAGCTGATGTTGGATGTGATCACGGATATATTCCTGTATATTTAGTTGAAAAAAATATTTGTGAAAAAGTAATTGCAACAGATATAAATATTGGACCAGTTGAAAATGCAAAAAAAACAATTAGAAATAATAATATGATTGAGTCTATTGATGTAAGACTTGGATCAGGTTTAACAAAAATTGATGAACATGAAATTAATTCAGCAATTATTGCAGGAATGGGTGGTCTTCTTATACGTGATATTATTATTCAGAGTAAATCCATTATAGATTCGTTAGAGTACTTTATATTGCAACCACAAAATTCACAAATTGAACTACGAATGTGGCTTGAAAAAAACGAGTATAACATAGTAGAAGAAGATTTGGCATTTGAAGGCAATAAAATATATGAGATTATAAAAGTTAAAAAAGGTAAAATGACAATTACAAATGATATAATGTATGAAATAGGCGTTAACATGAAAAACGTAAGCAAAAATGATTATATGGTATTTATCAATAAAAAAATAAATAAATACTTAAATATAAAAGAAAATATTTTGAAAAATGCAACTAGTGTTGATGCCGATAAAATTAGCAAAATTAATGAAAAAATCATGAAACTAGGAGATGTGTTATTATGTTTGTAA